A region of Leifsonia xyli DNA encodes the following proteins:
- a CDS encoding ABC transporter substrate-binding protein has translation MKTRSLVSTLALAAATALALAGCSSASSASDDGTLRVVASTNVYGDIAETIGGDAIHVTSLMNDPAQDPHSFEASAQNQLAVSKADIVIENGGGYDDYMQTLLKGSKNDGTTVLNVVELSGLTATDGELNEHVWYDFPTIQKFTAALVAALSKVDPDQKSTFEKNAAAFTQKLDALEADEAKLKDEHAGEGVAITEPVPLYMLDAIGLVNKTPEKFSAAIEEENDVSPVVLKDTLELFSGHRVKLLAYNEQTTGAETERVLAAAKSNGVPVVPVTETLPVGKHYVEWMQSNLDAVGSALAK, from the coding sequence ATGAAGACGCGTTCCCTCGTCTCCACCCTGGCCCTCGCCGCCGCGACCGCGCTGGCGCTCGCCGGTTGCTCTTCGGCGTCGTCGGCCTCCGACGACGGCACCCTCCGCGTCGTCGCGAGCACCAACGTGTACGGCGACATCGCCGAGACGATCGGCGGCGACGCCATCCACGTCACCTCGCTGATGAACGACCCCGCGCAGGATCCGCACTCGTTCGAGGCCAGCGCGCAGAACCAGCTCGCCGTGTCGAAGGCCGACATCGTCATCGAGAACGGCGGCGGCTACGACGACTACATGCAGACGCTGCTGAAGGGCTCGAAGAACGACGGGACGACGGTGCTGAACGTCGTCGAGCTGTCGGGACTGACGGCGACCGACGGCGAGCTCAACGAGCACGTCTGGTACGACTTCCCCACCATCCAGAAGTTCACGGCCGCGCTCGTCGCCGCGCTGTCGAAGGTCGATCCGGACCAGAAGTCGACGTTCGAGAAGAACGCCGCCGCCTTCACGCAGAAGCTCGACGCGCTCGAGGCCGACGAAGCGAAGCTCAAGGACGAGCACGCCGGCGAGGGCGTCGCGATCACCGAGCCCGTCCCCCTGTACATGCTCGACGCGATCGGGCTGGTCAACAAGACGCCGGAGAAGTTCAGCGCCGCCATCGAGGAGGAGAACGACGTCTCCCCGGTGGTGCTTAAGGACACGCTGGAGCTGTTCAGCGGCCACCGGGTGAAGCTGCTGGCCTACAACGAGCAGACCACCGGGGCGGAGACCGAGCGTGTGCTCGCGGCGGCGAAGAGCAACGGCGTCCCCGTCGTCCCCGTGACCGAGACGCTTCCCGTCGGCAAGCACTACGTCGAGTGGATGCAGTCCAACCTGGACGCGGTCGGATCGGCTCTGGCGAAGTGA
- a CDS encoding branched-chain alpha-keto acid dehydrogenase subunit E2, whose product MSESQFLLPDVGEGLTEAEIVSWKVAPGEQVAVNQVIVEIETAKSLVELPSPFEGTVGELLVTEGQTVEVGTPIFTVTAGGQAAETPQPEPEPAEEVAADAAATVSHEEEPKAGAVLVGYGSAGHGTSRRRRVTHPGTASLPVSFSGSIAQSPAPAAPAAAPAPQAAPASPVAAPSQPAAAAAPGPRPSGPVIAKPPIRKLAKDLGVDLTLVTPTGPIGDITRDDVLREATQASVFRNIQTPEWPDDREERIPVKGVRKAIANAMTSSAFSAPHVSLFVDVDATRTMEFVKRLKNSPDFAGVKVSPLLIMAKAIIWAVRRNPTVNSTWTDEEIIVRHYVNLGIAAATPRGLIVPNVKEAQGMTLLELARSLEQLTLTARDGKTPPSDMNGGTITVTNIGVFGMDTGTPILNPGEVGIVALGTIKQKPWVVDGEVRPRFVTTLGASFDHRVVDGDVASRFLADVASIIEEPALLLD is encoded by the coding sequence ATGAGCGAGTCCCAGTTCCTCCTGCCCGACGTGGGCGAGGGCCTGACCGAGGCGGAGATCGTCTCGTGGAAGGTCGCGCCCGGCGAGCAGGTCGCGGTGAACCAGGTCATCGTCGAGATCGAGACCGCCAAGTCGCTGGTCGAGCTGCCGTCGCCGTTCGAGGGGACGGTCGGCGAGCTCCTCGTCACCGAGGGTCAGACGGTCGAGGTCGGCACGCCGATCTTCACCGTCACCGCGGGAGGCCAGGCAGCCGAAACCCCGCAGCCCGAGCCGGAGCCTGCCGAGGAGGTCGCCGCCGACGCCGCCGCGACGGTCTCGCACGAGGAGGAGCCGAAGGCCGGGGCCGTGCTCGTCGGCTACGGCTCCGCCGGACACGGCACCAGCCGTCGTCGTCGGGTGACCCACCCCGGCACTGCCTCCCTCCCTGTCTCGTTCTCCGGCAGCATCGCGCAGAGCCCCGCGCCCGCGGCACCGGCTGCTGCCCCGGCGCCTCAGGCCGCCCCCGCGTCGCCCGTCGCCGCGCCCTCGCAGCCTGCCGCGGCCGCTGCGCCCGGGCCGCGCCCGTCCGGCCCGGTCATCGCCAAGCCGCCGATCCGCAAGCTCGCGAAGGACCTCGGCGTCGACCTCACCCTGGTGACGCCGACCGGGCCCATCGGCGACATCACGCGCGACGACGTGCTCCGCGAGGCGACGCAGGCGAGCGTCTTCCGCAACATCCAGACCCCGGAGTGGCCCGACGACCGCGAGGAGCGCATCCCGGTCAAGGGCGTGCGCAAGGCGATCGCGAACGCGATGACGTCGAGCGCGTTCAGCGCCCCGCACGTCAGCCTCTTCGTCGATGTGGACGCGACGCGCACCATGGAGTTCGTCAAGCGGCTCAAGAACTCGCCCGACTTCGCCGGTGTCAAGGTGTCGCCCCTGCTGATCATGGCGAAGGCGATCATCTGGGCCGTACGCCGCAACCCGACCGTGAACTCGACGTGGACGGACGAGGAGATCATCGTCCGCCACTACGTCAACCTCGGCATCGCGGCCGCCACCCCGCGCGGCCTCATCGTGCCGAACGTCAAGGAGGCGCAGGGGATGACCCTGCTCGAGCTGGCCCGCAGCCTCGAGCAGCTCACGTTGACCGCCCGCGACGGCAAGACGCCCCCGTCCGACATGAACGGCGGCACCATCACCGTGACGAACATCGGCGTGTTCGGGATGGACACCGGCACGCCCATCCTGAACCCGGGCGAGGTGGGCATCGTCGCGCTCGGGACGATCAAGCAGAAGCCATGGGTGGTCGACGGCGAGGTGCGTCCGCGCTTCGTCACGACGCTCGGCGCCTCGTTCGACCACCGCGTGGTGGACGGAGACGTCGCGTCGCGGTTCCTCGCCGACGTCGCATCCATCATCGAGGAGCCTGCGCTGCTTCTCGACTGA
- a CDS encoding pyruvate dehydrogenase, whose protein sequence is MVKALNAGLRRALADDPKVIILGEDVGPLGGVFRVTEGLQQEFGPQRVIDTPLAEAGIVGTAIGLAMRGYRPVLEIQFNGFVFPGFDQITTQLAKMTNRHNGRMPFPVVIRIPHGGHIGAVEHHQEAPEAYFAHTAGLRIVAPSTPHDAYWMIQEAIRSDDPVIFFEPMSRYWPKGEVDLHENPTALHASRVVRTGTDATIVAWAGMVSVALRAAELAAEEGRSLEVVDLRSLSPVDYGPVIASVQKTGRLIIAQEAPGNVSVASEVAATVTEKAFYSLEAPVLRVAGFDIPFPPAKLEELYLPDADRILEAVDRALAY, encoded by the coding sequence ATGGTCAAGGCGCTGAACGCCGGCCTGCGCCGCGCGCTCGCCGACGACCCCAAGGTGATCATCCTGGGCGAGGACGTCGGTCCGCTCGGCGGCGTCTTCCGCGTGACCGAGGGTCTGCAGCAGGAGTTCGGTCCCCAGCGCGTCATCGACACCCCGCTCGCCGAGGCCGGCATCGTCGGAACCGCGATCGGTCTCGCCATGCGCGGGTACCGCCCGGTGCTCGAGATCCAGTTCAACGGGTTCGTGTTCCCCGGCTTCGACCAGATCACGACGCAGCTCGCCAAGATGACCAACCGGCACAACGGCCGCATGCCGTTCCCGGTGGTCATCCGCATCCCGCACGGCGGCCACATCGGTGCGGTCGAGCATCACCAGGAGGCGCCGGAGGCGTACTTCGCGCACACCGCCGGCCTGCGGATCGTCGCTCCGTCGACGCCGCACGACGCGTACTGGATGATCCAGGAGGCCATCCGGTCCGACGACCCGGTGATCTTCTTCGAGCCGATGAGCCGCTACTGGCCCAAGGGCGAGGTCGACCTGCACGAGAACCCGACGGCGTTGCACGCCAGCCGCGTGGTCCGCACCGGCACCGACGCGACCATCGTCGCGTGGGCGGGCATGGTGAGCGTCGCGCTGCGCGCGGCAGAGCTCGCCGCCGAGGAGGGCCGCAGCCTGGAGGTCGTCGACCTCCGCTCGCTGTCCCCCGTCGACTACGGTCCGGTGATCGCCTCCGTGCAGAAGACCGGCCGCCTGATCATCGCGCAGGAGGCGCCGGGGAACGTCTCGGTCGCGTCCGAGGTGGCGGCGACCGTCACCGAGAAGGCGTTCTACTCGCTGGAGGCGCCCGTGCTGCGCGTCGCCGGGTTCGACATCCCCTTCCCGCCGGCGAAGCTGGAGGAGCTCTACCTCCCCGACGCCGACCGCATCCTCGAGGCCGTCGACCGGGCGCTGGCGTACTGA
- a CDS encoding pyruvate dehydrogenase (acetyl-transferring) E1 component subunit alpha: protein MVATNEIPRPANTVQLLTADGRFQPSETSAEYLPYLERLDENDYRRFYRDMVRVRAFDHEAANLQRQGQLGLWVPSHGQEGAQVGSAHAAKPQDHLFPSYREHVIGMIRGIDPVGIIELLRGVTHGGWDPTDPAVGNFHLYTLVIGSQTLHATGYAMGMKFDGAVGTGDDTRDSASIVYFGDGATSQGDVSEAFVFAASYQTPQVFFLQNNHWAISVPVSTQSRTPLYLRSSGFGIPGVQIDGNDVLAAYAVTAKHLDDARSGEGPSMIEALTYRMGAHTSSDDPTKYRTADEEAYWAERDPIVRFRVFLEQQGVGQAFFDSADEEAADLAADVRRRTLQLGTPSVASMFEHVYSEPHPVTEEQRRWLEDYEASFGGDA, encoded by the coding sequence GTGGTTGCGACGAACGAGATCCCGCGCCCGGCGAACACGGTCCAGCTGCTCACCGCTGACGGCCGTTTCCAGCCGAGCGAGACGTCGGCCGAGTACCTCCCCTATCTGGAGCGACTCGACGAGAACGACTACCGACGCTTCTACCGTGACATGGTCCGCGTGCGAGCGTTCGACCACGAGGCGGCCAACCTGCAGCGGCAGGGTCAGCTCGGCCTCTGGGTTCCGAGCCACGGCCAGGAGGGCGCGCAGGTCGGCTCCGCGCACGCGGCCAAGCCGCAGGACCACCTCTTCCCGTCGTACCGCGAGCACGTCATCGGCATGATCCGGGGGATCGACCCGGTCGGCATCATCGAGCTCCTGCGCGGTGTAACCCACGGCGGGTGGGACCCGACCGATCCGGCGGTGGGCAACTTCCACCTCTACACGCTCGTGATCGGCTCCCAGACCCTCCACGCCACCGGCTACGCGATGGGCATGAAGTTCGACGGCGCAGTCGGCACCGGCGACGACACCCGCGACTCGGCATCCATCGTCTACTTCGGCGACGGCGCCACCAGCCAGGGTGACGTGAGCGAGGCGTTCGTCTTCGCGGCGAGCTACCAGACCCCGCAGGTGTTCTTCCTGCAGAACAACCACTGGGCGATCTCCGTGCCGGTCAGCACCCAGTCCCGCACTCCTCTCTACCTGCGTTCGAGCGGCTTCGGCATCCCGGGCGTGCAGATCGACGGCAACGACGTGCTCGCCGCCTACGCGGTCACCGCGAAGCACCTGGACGACGCGCGCAGCGGCGAGGGCCCGAGCATGATCGAGGCGCTGACCTACCGGATGGGCGCCCACACGTCGAGCGACGACCCGACCAAGTACCGGACGGCCGACGAGGAGGCCTACTGGGCCGAGCGTGACCCGATCGTGCGGTTCCGGGTCTTCCTCGAGCAGCAGGGCGTCGGGCAGGCGTTCTTCGACAGTGCGGACGAGGAGGCGGCCGATCTCGCCGCCGATGTCCGTCGCCGCACGCTGCAGCTGGGAACGCCCTCTGTCGCGTCGATGTTCGAGCACGTCTACAGTGAGCCGCATCCCGTGACGGAGGAGCAGCGACGCTGGCTCGAAGACTATGAGGCGTCGTTCGGAGGTGACGCATGA
- a CDS encoding aminotransferase, with amino-acid sequence MSSEDTLGVKLRPEIVSVPPYRQGRPAPADGFKLSSNENPFPPLPSVVDAVAATLRELNRYPNATGGDLRARLAERHGVGIDQVHLGSGSVALLAQLIAAAAGVGDEVVYAWRSFEAYPGLVTVSGATSVQVPVRADGSHELEAMADAITDRTRVVIVCSPNNPTGTVVTAAEFEAFMARVPSDLLVLLDEAYYEFVTDDDAVDGIPLLSRYPNLVVLRTFSKAYGLAALRVGYAVGPAPVLDAARSAAIPLSVTDAARVAALASIDAEDELMERVARIAMLRDRLRDALIEQGWNVPVAQGNFVWLATGEQTAAANDAFFDAGLTVRAFPPEGIRISVGEEESVEKLLQVAGEIVRNLPNGHPGKRLG; translated from the coding sequence GTGAGTTCCGAAGACACGCTCGGCGTGAAGCTCCGTCCGGAGATCGTCAGCGTCCCTCCTTACAGGCAGGGGCGACCGGCGCCGGCCGATGGCTTCAAGCTGTCGAGCAACGAGAACCCGTTCCCGCCTCTGCCCTCGGTGGTGGACGCTGTGGCGGCGACCCTCCGCGAGCTGAACCGCTATCCCAACGCGACCGGGGGCGATCTGCGTGCACGGCTGGCGGAGCGGCACGGCGTCGGCATCGACCAGGTGCACCTCGGCAGCGGCTCGGTCGCCCTGCTCGCGCAGCTGATCGCGGCGGCGGCCGGCGTCGGCGACGAGGTCGTCTACGCGTGGCGCTCGTTCGAGGCCTACCCGGGCCTGGTGACGGTGTCCGGCGCGACGAGCGTGCAGGTGCCGGTCCGCGCCGACGGCAGCCACGAGCTGGAAGCCATGGCCGACGCGATCACCGACCGCACCCGTGTCGTGATCGTGTGCTCCCCCAACAACCCGACGGGCACGGTGGTGACCGCGGCGGAGTTCGAGGCGTTCATGGCGCGCGTGCCCTCCGACCTCCTGGTGCTGCTCGACGAGGCCTACTACGAGTTCGTGACCGACGACGACGCGGTCGACGGCATCCCGCTGCTCTCCCGCTACCCCAACCTGGTCGTGCTGCGCACGTTCTCGAAGGCCTACGGGCTGGCGGCACTCCGCGTCGGCTACGCGGTGGGTCCCGCACCGGTACTGGATGCCGCCCGCTCGGCCGCCATCCCGCTGTCCGTCACGGATGCAGCACGCGTGGCCGCGCTCGCATCCATCGACGCGGAGGACGAGCTGATGGAGCGGGTGGCGCGCATCGCGATGCTGCGCGACCGCCTGCGCGACGCCCTCATCGAGCAGGGCTGGAACGTGCCGGTGGCGCAGGGCAACTTCGTCTGGCTGGCCACGGGGGAGCAGACGGCTGCCGCCAACGACGCGTTCTTCGACGCCGGGCTCACGGTCCGCGCGTTCCCGCCGGAGGGCATCCGCATCAGCGTCGGCGAAGAGGAGTCTGTAGAGAAACTCCTCCAGGTCGCCGGTGAAATTGTGCGGAACCTACCAAATGGGCACCCAGGCAAGCGGTTAGGTTAG
- a CDS encoding adenylosuccinate lyase — translation MSALPPQPLSPLDGRYRSAVLGLGDHLSEAGLNRARVQVEVEWLIYLTEHRMFGSSPLTDEQKHALRTLADDFGQPEIDRLAELEATTRHDVKAVEYLVRERLHALGLDHIAELTHFAATSEDINNLSYALTVSAAVRETWLPKFRAVIGELRAQAKQYRDDAMLARTHGQPATPTTMGKELAVFVHRLERVRAQIEAGVHLGKFSGATGTFAAHLVADPDADWPRISREFVESLGLDWNPLTTQIESHDWQAELYSRISHANRILHNLCTDIWTYISLGYFRQVPEPGATGSSTMPHKVNPIRFENAEANLELSSAVLDSLAATLVTSRLQRDLTDSTTQRNIGVGLGHSLLALDNIERGLGQIAIDRTALAEDLDANWEVLAEAIQTVIRAEVTAGRSTISDPYALLKELTRGKRVDHAALTEFVQGLEIGRAAKNRLLALTPAGYVGLASELVDYL, via the coding sequence ATGTCCGCCCTGCCTCCCCAGCCGCTCAGCCCGCTCGACGGCCGCTACCGCTCCGCCGTGCTCGGGCTCGGCGACCACCTCTCCGAGGCCGGTCTGAACCGTGCGCGCGTGCAGGTCGAGGTGGAGTGGCTGATCTACCTGACCGAGCACCGGATGTTCGGCTCGTCGCCGCTCACCGACGAGCAGAAGCACGCCCTCCGCACCCTCGCCGACGACTTCGGGCAGCCCGAGATCGACCGCCTGGCCGAGCTGGAGGCGACCACCCGCCACGACGTCAAGGCCGTCGAGTACCTGGTGCGCGAGCGCCTGCACGCGCTGGGCCTCGACCACATCGCCGAGCTGACGCACTTCGCCGCCACCAGCGAGGACATCAACAACCTTTCGTACGCGCTGACCGTCAGCGCCGCGGTGCGCGAGACCTGGCTCCCGAAGTTCCGTGCCGTCATCGGCGAGCTGCGCGCGCAGGCGAAGCAGTACCGCGACGACGCCATGCTCGCCCGCACGCACGGCCAGCCGGCGACCCCCACCACCATGGGCAAAGAGCTCGCGGTCTTCGTCCACCGGCTGGAGCGCGTTCGCGCCCAGATCGAGGCGGGCGTCCACCTCGGCAAGTTCAGCGGCGCCACAGGGACCTTCGCCGCGCACCTCGTCGCCGACCCGGACGCCGACTGGCCCCGCATCTCGCGCGAGTTCGTCGAGAGCCTCGGCCTCGACTGGAACCCGCTGACCACCCAGATCGAGTCCCACGACTGGCAGGCGGAGCTGTACTCGCGCATCTCGCACGCCAACCGCATCCTGCACAACCTGTGCACCGACATCTGGACCTACATCTCGCTCGGCTATTTCCGCCAGGTCCCCGAGCCCGGCGCGACCGGCTCGTCGACGATGCCGCACAAGGTCAACCCGATCCGCTTCGAGAACGCCGAGGCCAACCTCGAGCTGTCGAGCGCTGTGCTGGACTCGCTGGCCGCCACCCTCGTCACGAGCCGGCTGCAGCGCGACCTCACGGACTCGACCACGCAACGCAACATCGGCGTCGGGCTGGGCCACTCCCTCCTGGCGCTGGACAACATCGAGCGCGGCCTAGGTCAGATCGCGATCGACCGCACCGCCCTGGCCGAGGATCTCGACGCGAACTGGGAGGTGCTCGCCGAAGCCATCCAGACCGTGATCCGCGCGGAGGTCACGGCCGGCCGCTCGACGATCTCCGACCCGTACGCGCTGCTCAAGGAGCTGACTCGCGGCAAGCGGGTGGACCACGCGGCGCTCACCGAGTTCGTCCAGGGCCTCGAGATCGGCCGGGCGGCGAAGAACCGCCTCCTCGCGCTCACGCCCGCCGGGTACGTCGGGCTCGCCTCGGAGCTGGTCGACTACCTCTAG
- a CDS encoding alkene reductase: MDLFSPVSLGDLHLPNRVVMAPLTRTRSGDAGVPGPLVAEHYAQRASVGLIISEGTYPSHESRAYPGQPGIVTDEQIAAWSAVADAVHAKGGRIVMQLMHSGRVSHPSINGQDRVVGPSAVAIAGEAHGPSGKVAYPVPHALTTEELAIVRDEFVTAAKNAIAAGLDGVEVHGANGYLLHQFLSPVSNIRDDQYGGSPEARARFVVEVTTAIAEAVGAGRVGIRLSPMHNIQDVFETDLADATATYEAVVDGIAPLGLAYVSVLHREPTGALVQDLRERFGGPFIVNSGFGSLTTRDEAIALVEDAHADAVAVGRLAIANPDLVERWKGEHPENEPDAATFYGSGAEGYTDYPRLSA; encoded by the coding sequence ATGGATCTGTTCTCCCCCGTCTCTCTCGGCGACCTCCACCTTCCCAACCGCGTCGTGATGGCACCGCTCACGCGCACGCGTTCGGGCGACGCCGGCGTCCCGGGTCCGTTGGTGGCGGAGCACTACGCCCAGCGGGCGAGCGTGGGCCTGATCATCTCGGAGGGCACCTACCCGAGCCACGAGTCGCGCGCGTACCCGGGGCAGCCGGGCATCGTCACCGACGAGCAGATCGCCGCCTGGAGCGCCGTGGCCGACGCCGTGCATGCCAAGGGCGGCCGCATCGTCATGCAGCTCATGCACAGCGGACGCGTGTCGCACCCGTCGATCAACGGCCAGGACCGCGTCGTCGGTCCCAGCGCCGTCGCCATCGCCGGTGAGGCCCACGGCCCGAGCGGCAAGGTGGCCTACCCGGTGCCGCACGCGCTCACCACGGAGGAGCTGGCGATCGTGCGCGACGAGTTCGTGACGGCGGCGAAGAACGCGATCGCCGCCGGGCTCGACGGTGTGGAGGTGCACGGCGCCAACGGCTACCTCCTGCACCAGTTCCTCTCGCCGGTCTCGAACATCCGCGACGACCAGTACGGCGGCAGCCCGGAGGCGCGCGCTCGCTTCGTCGTCGAAGTGACCACGGCGATCGCCGAGGCGGTGGGCGCCGGTCGGGTGGGTATCCGCCTGTCGCCGATGCACAACATCCAGGACGTGTTCGAGACGGACCTCGCCGACGCCACCGCCACGTACGAGGCCGTGGTCGACGGAATCGCTCCGCTCGGCCTCGCGTACGTGAGCGTTCTGCATCGCGAGCCCACCGGTGCTCTCGTGCAGGACCTCCGCGAGCGCTTCGGCGGCCCGTTCATCGTCAACAGCGGCTTCGGTTCGCTCACGACGCGCGACGAGGCGATCGCCCTGGTCGAGGACGCGCACGCGGATGCGGTGGCCGTCGGCCGCCTGGCGATCGCGAACCCGGACCTCGTCGAGCGCTGGAAGGGCGAGCACCCGGAGAACGAGCCCGACGCGGCGACCTTCTATGGTTCCGGCGCCGAGGGCTACACGGACTACCCGCGGTTGAGCGCGTGA